A single genomic interval of Pan paniscus chromosome 18, NHGRI_mPanPan1-v2.0_pri, whole genome shotgun sequence harbors:
- the NUBP1 gene encoding cytosolic Fe-S cluster assembly factor NUBP1 isoform X1: protein MHCRSIYDRKSLKRNRRESQSFGPRFARAHSPLFPRLISRGRRIRLCPQGGNVRQRVPVTTKAAKATEWRRCLTTVQGPTAPRRAEGLHVRDAPTSGCALLERGPLRTRIALLDIDICGPSIPKIMGLEGEQVHQSGSGWSPVYVEDNLGVMSVGFLLSSPDDAVIWRGPKKNGMIKQFLRDVDWGEVDYLIVDTPPGTSDEHLSVVQYLAAAHIDGAVIITTPQEVSLQDVRKEINFCRKVKLPIIGVVENMSGFICPKCKKESQIFPPTTGGAELMCQDLEVPLLGRVPLDPLIGKNCDKGQSFFIDAPDSPATLAYRSIIQRIQEFCNLHQSKEENLISS, encoded by the exons ATGCACTGCAGAAGTATTTATGATAGGAAATCTCTGAAAAGGAACAGACGTGAGTCCCAGTCTTTCGGCCCAAGGTTCGCGCGTGCGCACAGCCCCCTCTTTCCGAGACTTATTTCGCGCGGCCGGAGAATCAGATTGTGCCCACAAGGCGGAAATGTACGACAGCGGGTTCCGGTGACCACGAAGGCGGCAAAGGCGACGGAATGGAGGAGGTGCCTCACG ACTGTCCAGGGGCCGACAGCGCCCAGGCGGGCAGAGGGGCTTCATGTCAGGGATGCCCCAACCAGCGGCTGTGCGCTTCTGGAGCGGGGGCCACTCCGGACCCGG ATTGCTCTTCTAGACATCGATATATGTGGGCCATCGATTCCCAAGATAATGGGATTGGAAGGAGAGCAG GTTCACCAGagtggctcaggctggtctccagtg TACGTGGAAGACAACCTGGGGGTGATGTCAGTGGGCTTCCTGCTCAGCAGTCCTGATGATGCTGTTATCTGGAGGGGACCCAAGAAAAACG GCATGATCAAGCAGTTCCTCCGAGATGTGGACTGGGGAGAGGTCGACTACCTCATTGTGGACACCCCACCTGGGACGTCGGATGAACACCTCTCGGTCGTCCAGTACCTGGCCGCAGCACACATCGATGGAGCAGTGATCATCACCACTCCCCAG GAGGTGTCACTCCAGGATGTCCGGAAAGAAATCAACTTCTGCCGCAAGGTGAAGCTGCCCATCATCGGGGTGGTGGAGAACATGAGTGGCTTCATCTGTCCTAAGTGCAAG AAAGAATCTCAGATATTCCCTCCCACGACCGGGGGTGCGGAGCTCATGTGCCAGGACTTGGAGGTCCCTCTCCTCGGCAGAGTGCCCCTGGATCCACTCATAG gtaAGAATTGTGACAAAGGCCAGTCTTTTTTCATTGACGCCCCAGATTCCCCAGCCACGTTAGCCTACAGAAGTATAATTCAGA GAATCCAAGAGTTTTGTAATCTCCATCAGTCAAAAGAAGAGAACCTCATCAGTTCCTGA
- the NUBP1 gene encoding cytosolic Fe-S cluster assembly factor NUBP1 isoform X3 codes for MHCRSIYDRKSLKRNRRESQSFGPRFARAHSPLFPRLISRGRRIRLCPQGGNVRQRVPVTTKAAKATEWRRCLTTVQGPTAPRRAEGLHVRDAPTSGCALLERGPLRTRIALLDIDICGPSIPKIMGLEGEQVHQSGSGWSPVYVEDNLGVMSVGFLLSSPDDAVIWRGPKKNGMIKQFLRDVDWGEVDYLIVDTPPGTSDEHLSVVQYLAAAHIDGAVIITTPQEVSLQDVRKEINFCRKVKLPIIGVVENMSGFICPKCKKESQIFPPTTGGAELMCQDLEVPLLGRVPLDPLIGIQEFCNLHQSKEENLISS; via the exons ATGCACTGCAGAAGTATTTATGATAGGAAATCTCTGAAAAGGAACAGACGTGAGTCCCAGTCTTTCGGCCCAAGGTTCGCGCGTGCGCACAGCCCCCTCTTTCCGAGACTTATTTCGCGCGGCCGGAGAATCAGATTGTGCCCACAAGGCGGAAATGTACGACAGCGGGTTCCGGTGACCACGAAGGCGGCAAAGGCGACGGAATGGAGGAGGTGCCTCACG ACTGTCCAGGGGCCGACAGCGCCCAGGCGGGCAGAGGGGCTTCATGTCAGGGATGCCCCAACCAGCGGCTGTGCGCTTCTGGAGCGGGGGCCACTCCGGACCCGG ATTGCTCTTCTAGACATCGATATATGTGGGCCATCGATTCCCAAGATAATGGGATTGGAAGGAGAGCAG GTTCACCAGagtggctcaggctggtctccagtg TACGTGGAAGACAACCTGGGGGTGATGTCAGTGGGCTTCCTGCTCAGCAGTCCTGATGATGCTGTTATCTGGAGGGGACCCAAGAAAAACG GCATGATCAAGCAGTTCCTCCGAGATGTGGACTGGGGAGAGGTCGACTACCTCATTGTGGACACCCCACCTGGGACGTCGGATGAACACCTCTCGGTCGTCCAGTACCTGGCCGCAGCACACATCGATGGAGCAGTGATCATCACCACTCCCCAG GAGGTGTCACTCCAGGATGTCCGGAAAGAAATCAACTTCTGCCGCAAGGTGAAGCTGCCCATCATCGGGGTGGTGGAGAACATGAGTGGCTTCATCTGTCCTAAGTGCAAG AAAGAATCTCAGATATTCCCTCCCACGACCGGGGGTGCGGAGCTCATGTGCCAGGACTTGGAGGTCCCTCTCCTCGGCAGAGTGCCCCTGGATCCACTCATAG GAATCCAAGAGTTTTGTAATCTCCATCAGTCAAAAGAAGAGAACCTCATCAGTTCCTGA
- the NUBP1 gene encoding cytosolic Fe-S cluster assembly factor NUBP1 isoform X2, which produces MEEVPHDCPGADSAQAGRGASCQGCPNQRLCASGAGATPDPAIGEIKEKMKTVKHKILVLSGKGGVGKSTFSAHLAHGLAEDENTQIALLDIDICGPSIPKIMGLEGEQVHQSGSGWSPVYVEDNLGVMSVGFLLSSPDDAVIWRGPKKNGMIKQFLRDVDWGEVDYLIVDTPPGTSDEHLSVVQYLAAAHIDGAVIITTPQEVSLQDVRKEINFCRKVKLPIIGVVENMSGFICPKCKKESQIFPPTTGGAELMCQDLEVPLLGRVPLDPLIGKNCDKGQSFFIDAPDSPATLAYRSIIQRIQEFCNLHQSKEENLISS; this is translated from the exons ATGGAGGAGGTGCCTCACG ACTGTCCAGGGGCCGACAGCGCCCAGGCGGGCAGAGGGGCTTCATGTCAGGGATGCCCCAACCAGCGGCTGTGCGCTTCTGGAGCGGGGGCCACTCCGGACCCGG CTATAGGggaaatcaaagagaaaatgaagaccgTAAAACACAAAATCTTGGTATTGTCTGGGAAAGGCGGTGTTGGGAAAAGCACATTCAGCGCCCACCTTGCCCATGGCCTAGCAGAGGATGAAAACACACAG ATTGCTCTTCTAGACATCGATATATGTGGGCCATCGATTCCCAAGATAATGGGATTGGAAGGAGAGCAG GTTCACCAGagtggctcaggctggtctccagtg TACGTGGAAGACAACCTGGGGGTGATGTCAGTGGGCTTCCTGCTCAGCAGTCCTGATGATGCTGTTATCTGGAGGGGACCCAAGAAAAACG GCATGATCAAGCAGTTCCTCCGAGATGTGGACTGGGGAGAGGTCGACTACCTCATTGTGGACACCCCACCTGGGACGTCGGATGAACACCTCTCGGTCGTCCAGTACCTGGCCGCAGCACACATCGATGGAGCAGTGATCATCACCACTCCCCAG GAGGTGTCACTCCAGGATGTCCGGAAAGAAATCAACTTCTGCCGCAAGGTGAAGCTGCCCATCATCGGGGTGGTGGAGAACATGAGTGGCTTCATCTGTCCTAAGTGCAAG AAAGAATCTCAGATATTCCCTCCCACGACCGGGGGTGCGGAGCTCATGTGCCAGGACTTGGAGGTCCCTCTCCTCGGCAGAGTGCCCCTGGATCCACTCATAG gtaAGAATTGTGACAAAGGCCAGTCTTTTTTCATTGACGCCCCAGATTCCCCAGCCACGTTAGCCTACAGAAGTATAATTCAGA GAATCCAAGAGTTTTGTAATCTCCATCAGTCAAAAGAAGAGAACCTCATCAGTTCCTGA
- the NUBP1 gene encoding cytosolic Fe-S cluster assembly factor NUBP1 isoform X5, whose product MEEVPHDCPGADSAQAGRGASCQGCPNQRLCASGAGATPDPAIGEIKEKMKTVKHKILVLSGKGGVGKSTFSAHLAHGLAEDENTQVHQSGSGWSPVYVEDNLGVMSVGFLLSSPDDAVIWRGPKKNGMIKQFLRDVDWGEVDYLIVDTPPGTSDEHLSVVQYLAAAHIDGAVIITTPQEVSLQDVRKEINFCRKVKLPIIGVVENMSGFICPKCKKESQIFPPTTGGAELMCQDLEVPLLGRVPLDPLIGIQEFCNLHQSKEENLISS is encoded by the exons ATGGAGGAGGTGCCTCACG ACTGTCCAGGGGCCGACAGCGCCCAGGCGGGCAGAGGGGCTTCATGTCAGGGATGCCCCAACCAGCGGCTGTGCGCTTCTGGAGCGGGGGCCACTCCGGACCCGG CTATAGGggaaatcaaagagaaaatgaagaccgTAAAACACAAAATCTTGGTATTGTCTGGGAAAGGCGGTGTTGGGAAAAGCACATTCAGCGCCCACCTTGCCCATGGCCTAGCAGAGGATGAAAACACACAG GTTCACCAGagtggctcaggctggtctccagtg TACGTGGAAGACAACCTGGGGGTGATGTCAGTGGGCTTCCTGCTCAGCAGTCCTGATGATGCTGTTATCTGGAGGGGACCCAAGAAAAACG GCATGATCAAGCAGTTCCTCCGAGATGTGGACTGGGGAGAGGTCGACTACCTCATTGTGGACACCCCACCTGGGACGTCGGATGAACACCTCTCGGTCGTCCAGTACCTGGCCGCAGCACACATCGATGGAGCAGTGATCATCACCACTCCCCAG GAGGTGTCACTCCAGGATGTCCGGAAAGAAATCAACTTCTGCCGCAAGGTGAAGCTGCCCATCATCGGGGTGGTGGAGAACATGAGTGGCTTCATCTGTCCTAAGTGCAAG AAAGAATCTCAGATATTCCCTCCCACGACCGGGGGTGCGGAGCTCATGTGCCAGGACTTGGAGGTCCCTCTCCTCGGCAGAGTGCCCCTGGATCCACTCATAG GAATCCAAGAGTTTTGTAATCTCCATCAGTCAAAAGAAGAGAACCTCATCAGTTCCTGA
- the NUBP1 gene encoding cytosolic Fe-S cluster assembly factor NUBP1 isoform X6 produces MEEVPHDCPGADSAQAGRGASCQGCPNQRLCASGAGATPDPAIGEIKEKMKTVKHKILVLSGKGGVGKSTFSAHLAHGLAEDENTQIALLDIDICGPSIPKIMGLEGEQVHQSGSGWSPVYVEDNLGVMSVGFLLSSPDDAVIWRGPKKNGMIKQFLRDVDWGEVDYLIVDTPPGTSDEHLSVVQYLAAAHIDGAVIITTPQEVSLQDVRKEINFCRKVKLPIIGVVENMSGFICPKCKVRIVTKASLFSLTPQIPQPR; encoded by the exons ATGGAGGAGGTGCCTCACG ACTGTCCAGGGGCCGACAGCGCCCAGGCGGGCAGAGGGGCTTCATGTCAGGGATGCCCCAACCAGCGGCTGTGCGCTTCTGGAGCGGGGGCCACTCCGGACCCGG CTATAGGggaaatcaaagagaaaatgaagaccgTAAAACACAAAATCTTGGTATTGTCTGGGAAAGGCGGTGTTGGGAAAAGCACATTCAGCGCCCACCTTGCCCATGGCCTAGCAGAGGATGAAAACACACAG ATTGCTCTTCTAGACATCGATATATGTGGGCCATCGATTCCCAAGATAATGGGATTGGAAGGAGAGCAG GTTCACCAGagtggctcaggctggtctccagtg TACGTGGAAGACAACCTGGGGGTGATGTCAGTGGGCTTCCTGCTCAGCAGTCCTGATGATGCTGTTATCTGGAGGGGACCCAAGAAAAACG GCATGATCAAGCAGTTCCTCCGAGATGTGGACTGGGGAGAGGTCGACTACCTCATTGTGGACACCCCACCTGGGACGTCGGATGAACACCTCTCGGTCGTCCAGTACCTGGCCGCAGCACACATCGATGGAGCAGTGATCATCACCACTCCCCAG GAGGTGTCACTCCAGGATGTCCGGAAAGAAATCAACTTCTGCCGCAAGGTGAAGCTGCCCATCATCGGGGTGGTGGAGAACATGAGTGGCTTCATCTGTCCTAAGTGCAAG gtaAGAATTGTGACAAAGGCCAGTCTTTTTTCATTGACGCCCCAGATTCCCCAGCCACGTTAG
- the NUBP1 gene encoding cytosolic Fe-S cluster assembly factor NUBP1 isoform X4: MEEVPHDCPGADSAQAGRGASCQGCPNQRLCASGAGATPDPAIGEIKEKMKTVKHKILVLSGKGGVGKSTFSAHLAHGLAEDENTQVHQSGSGWSPVYVEDNLGVMSVGFLLSSPDDAVIWRGPKKNGMIKQFLRDVDWGEVDYLIVDTPPGTSDEHLSVVQYLAAAHIDGAVIITTPQEVSLQDVRKEINFCRKVKLPIIGVVENMSGFICPKCKKESQIFPPTTGGAELMCQDLEVPLLGRVPLDPLIGKNCDKGQSFFIDAPDSPATLAYRSIIQRIQEFCNLHQSKEENLISS, encoded by the exons ATGGAGGAGGTGCCTCACG ACTGTCCAGGGGCCGACAGCGCCCAGGCGGGCAGAGGGGCTTCATGTCAGGGATGCCCCAACCAGCGGCTGTGCGCTTCTGGAGCGGGGGCCACTCCGGACCCGG CTATAGGggaaatcaaagagaaaatgaagaccgTAAAACACAAAATCTTGGTATTGTCTGGGAAAGGCGGTGTTGGGAAAAGCACATTCAGCGCCCACCTTGCCCATGGCCTAGCAGAGGATGAAAACACACAG GTTCACCAGagtggctcaggctggtctccagtg TACGTGGAAGACAACCTGGGGGTGATGTCAGTGGGCTTCCTGCTCAGCAGTCCTGATGATGCTGTTATCTGGAGGGGACCCAAGAAAAACG GCATGATCAAGCAGTTCCTCCGAGATGTGGACTGGGGAGAGGTCGACTACCTCATTGTGGACACCCCACCTGGGACGTCGGATGAACACCTCTCGGTCGTCCAGTACCTGGCCGCAGCACACATCGATGGAGCAGTGATCATCACCACTCCCCAG GAGGTGTCACTCCAGGATGTCCGGAAAGAAATCAACTTCTGCCGCAAGGTGAAGCTGCCCATCATCGGGGTGGTGGAGAACATGAGTGGCTTCATCTGTCCTAAGTGCAAG AAAGAATCTCAGATATTCCCTCCCACGACCGGGGGTGCGGAGCTCATGTGCCAGGACTTGGAGGTCCCTCTCCTCGGCAGAGTGCCCCTGGATCCACTCATAG gtaAGAATTGTGACAAAGGCCAGTCTTTTTTCATTGACGCCCCAGATTCCCCAGCCACGTTAGCCTACAGAAGTATAATTCAGA GAATCCAAGAGTTTTGTAATCTCCATCAGTCAAAAGAAGAGAACCTCATCAGTTCCTGA